Below is a window of Candidatus Zixiibacteriota bacterium DNA.
TCAATTGGTCAAGACGGTCAGCAGTATGTGAAACCGAAGATGCCGCCTGATCAATGATGTTAGTCTTAAAGCCAGCCAATGCGGCAAGGTATACACTCTCGCGCATATCCTTGACCTCTGCCATAGGCTTCTTCCAGAGGCCACTGCGGGTCTCCTGTACACACCGGAGATAGAAATGACGAACGTCTCCAAGATAACGACGGCGTGTCTGGTCAAGCCGGTCCTGGTTCTGGGCTAGTTCATCCTCCGCTCCACCGACGTTCTTGCGTACGGTCGCTATCTGATTGTTCAAACGCCGGATAACCTTCTGGTTGGTAGTAATGCGTTGATCAAGGTCCGATACTTGCCGCTGAGCCGCGACCTCTTCACCCTTGAGCGAATCCAATCGCTTCTGACTCCTGTTGACTTCAGCCTGAATCGTCTCCAACTCAGACTTCTGATCAATCATCTTGTCACGATCATCGGCCCTCGTTGCGACTGTCACAAGTCCCAGCCCAATTAGCAAGAATGGCAGGAAACTGCGCGGCATAACTATTTAAGCAACCTCCGAATCCCCATGTACCCACTGATCATTCCAAGCACGGCTGCAGACGCACAAAATATCACTATCTCTTCGAAGGTTGGATAGACAATTTCAATTTGAGTCAGACTTATCTGCCGACTGCCATAACTGATAGCCAGCCAACCAGCCACAGCAGAAAAACCGCTTATCAGCATTCCCTTGATAAGAAACGGAAAAGCCAGGAACATCTTGCCGGCTCCCAGAAGACGCATTTGTTGAAAACCAACCGCCCGGGCACGTGTCATCAGACGAATATTGTTGACCGAACTAATAATAGCGGTCAGCAGAATCAGTACACCAAGGGCCAGCCCAACCTGCCGGATAATCATTCTCGTCTGTTCTGTGTTTTCGAGCCACTGATTACTATACGAAACATCGGTTATTTCGGGTCGAGCAGATAGCGATGCACATACCAAGGCCATGTCTGCCGAGTTGAGGGCATTGGATTCGAATTCCAAAACGAAAGATCGGGGCAATGGATTAGCAGAATCATAACCAATCAGCAGATCAGTACCGAGCATCTCCTGCAAAATCTCTCGTGCCCTATCCTTGGAGACATATTCGATCCCGATCACGCCATCAGTATTCGCGATGCCATCCTGTAGTTGCGGGATATCAGGTTCAAGCACATTCTCGACCACAAATGCCTCCATTCGTAACTCGGCAAGAAGCTGGGTGTACAAACGTTCGGTGGTCCCTGCTGCGATCCAGTACATATCAAACAGCAAATACAGGAGAGAAAGCGAAAGCAAAGCACCAAGAGCAGTGAAAGGAAAACGATAAAGACTGCGACCGAGTTCACGCAAAATGTAGTTTATTCGGCTCATGTCAGGGCTCCATTGCCGATATGGTACAGATCGCTCTGGGGCAGGTCATGAACTGGAGCTTCCGAACAAAGGATCAACAGCGACCGACCCGCCAGAGAGGCCCGTGATAGAAACTCGAAGACACGCTCGGCTGTGGATTGGTCGAGGCCAGCCGCAGGCTCATCGACTATCAGGAGCGGCTGATTGGCAATTGAGGCGCGGGCAAACTGTACAAGAGTGCGTTCTACTCGAGTTAGAGTATTGGGATAGTCAGCCGCTTTTTTCAGCAAAGAAAACTCGGTCAGCATTTTTAGGAGCTTTGATTGCCTCTCCTTCCTACCAATGCCCGTAATTACCAGTGGGAAAACAATGTTCTCAGCCACCGTCATGGATGGAACCAGCTCGAATATACCTCCTACCCCGCCAATAAGACGCCGTATCCGATTGACTGCCAGGTTGCGTCGAGGACGCAGAACCTCACCGAACACTTCGACCAAACCTTCGTCAGCAAACTCAGTCCCCACCAGGAGAGCCGCCAAACAGGTCTTTCCTGACCCGGCACCACCAGTCACCACCGCCGTTTGTCCAGCGCGGAGAGTCAGGTCCAGATTTTGAAAAACAGGCTCACCCCGTTTGGAGCCATGATAGACATTCTGTAACTCAACTATTATCTCATCAACCATTGGTCACAACTCACTTAGTAACGTTCGCAGTTGATCTTTCGTCACTGCTGACGTATAATTCACTCAGTGTAGCAATAACTTATACTAAGAGAGATGTTACAAAGCCCCAACCGGCTTGACAATCTAAAACAAATATGAAGAGACTAAGTTTACTCGCATTAGCGATCGTCTTGTTGTTCGCCACCACAGCAACAGCTCAGGACTGGCAGATAATTCCTTTTCAGTTGGATGCGACCCTGACCGGCGTGACCTTTGTACACCGTGACACCGGCTTTGTGGTTAGTGCCGATGGTAGCTGGGCAAGAACAGCGGATGCCGGGCAAACCTGGCACAAGGGAAGTATTGATCCGACAGTGAAACTGGAAGATATTTCATTTTTGAACGGCACCACTGGTCTGGTGTGTGGCAGCCGCGGCAGTCTTTATCTGACTACTGATGGCGGGTCGAACTGGCAGGACGTATCAAGCGGAGATACCGCCCATATTTTTTTCGATATCGAGTGGCTTGCACCCCAAATTGCCCTGGCTATTGGTGCTGATCGATCAGCAAAAATGCCAATAACCGGAGTTGCTTTCCGCAGTACCGATGGCGGTCTTACCTGGAAGAAGCTGGAGCCAATGGGAATTGGATACAGTGAGATATGCGTACGAGCTGATGGAGCCGTATATTTCCCGAGTTTCAATCAGTTGCTACGGTCCAATAATCAGGGGCGAACCTGGACCAGAACCAGTACCTTCGACAAAAAGCAGGCACGGGCTCTGTCCCTGTACGGTAAAACCGGGCTGATGGCTGGTCCCGGGGGAATGTGCGCGATCTCAAATGACAGCGGCAAGACCTGGACTATGGTAACTCAGACCGAAAGCTCGACCTTTGTGACTGCCGAGTTGATCGATGAACAGTCCGGCTATATCGGGGGACCGAATTCAATGATGATGTATACCACCGATTCTGGGCAAACCTGGAAACAAGAGCTTCTTCCCATATCATTCCACATATTGGACATGTGTCGTATTGACAACCGGGTATACGCTGTAGGTTCCGACGGAACCATTACATATAAGAAGCTCAAATAGCACCGGCAGTTTGTTTTTCCCACTCCCTCCCGAGCCAACGACTGCGTAATAAAACAATCTTGCCTGCGCCGAGCCTGAAACCTTACGTTGGATAAGCAAATCAGATCAGCCCGAAACTGGTCGCGGCCGCATTGAGTGAGAGATAGCACGATAGTGGACACAAACGAACAAAGCAGGCTGGCCCAACGCATCACGGAACTTACCGGATGGGAAACCGGGAAGATCTCGCTTGTTACCGACACCTCCGACTGCATGCGCATCCAGCGCGGCGACATCGTACGCATTGAGGGAATTGATCTTCTAATCAAGGGCAACCGATACGAAACTCGTTTTGGTATTGAACATCAGCCCAAATATTGGGTCTTTGGAGCAATTGATATGAAAACCAACGAGCACAAGATCCTCAAGACTGTATTCTACGAAGAATTCAATGTCCATATTGGCGTTTTCAAAATTCATTGCTATCGAAGTCCCCAGAAAGAGGCTGATGTCCTACAACTGGTAAACGGCGACATGCGCTTCATGCAAGGCTATACGCTCTTTGACAGCAGCGGCAACAATGTGCGTGTCATCGATTTCATTCGTGGAAAAAGCCTTTTCAACCATGTCTATGAGCTTGATAATTCCCACGAACAATATTTCCACGAAGACCTTCCTTCCATCCTGCACAAACTCACGGATTGCCTTGAGGCTATCGCTCTTCTACACCAGCACGACACCTGCCATGGCGACATCCGTAATGATCACATCCTCATTGATTCCAGCACCGGTCAATATCGATGGATTGACTTCGACCTGAACCAGAACGTGGCTGATTTCGATGTCTGGTCAATCGGCAATATTATCAGCTACGCCGTTGGGAAAGGAATCAATTCCTTCGCCAATGTGCTTCGAAATAAAAAGTTCTCTGACGAAGTCAAAAGCAGCCTGACCGGCGACGACGCTTCGGCTTTCTACGAGTACCGCATTATGAACCTTAAGAAACTCTTCCCATATATTCCACCCAAGCTGGACAGAGTACTAAATCACTTTGTGGCTCATCCAACTGAGACCTACTCCAGCATGGAAAAGCTGATAGAAGACTATGTGGACATGCTTGAAACAGAATTCACCGGGAGCTAAGCGGGTGAAGCCGATGCATATGAGTCAGGAGAAGTGACGTTATGAGGACCGTAATTATCGGCGGCGGTCGGGGAGCACGCGCAATTATCAGACTGGCTACCAGCGACTACCTCAAAGAACTGGCTCTCGATATTGTATGTGTCATCGATCCCGACCCATCAGCGCCGGGAATGGTATATGCCCGCGAGAAGGAGATTAAAACTTCCGGACGCATGGATGACGGTATAGCGTTTCCCGGGTTGGAAATGATAATCGAGCTAACCGGACAGGATCAGGTGGTAAATGACATTCACAAGAAGATCCCCATCGGTGTTACTTTCATGGATCATACTTCCGCACGGCTGTTCTGGGATGTAGCCAATGCCCGGGAGGAGACGATCAGCCGCTTGGAGGAAATCACCGCCCTGGAAGAACGCATCGAATCGGAACGGTTGTTCCTTCAGAACCTGGTTGATAATATCCCCGACCTATTGGTCGTGTTCAACCGAGACCGTAAAGCCATCAAAGTCAACGCCAGTTTCTGTCGTTTTGTCGGCATATCGCCGATGGACGCAGTGGGATTGACCTGCGAGGAACTCTTAGTCAATACCGGCCTAGCCGAAAAATGTAGGGAGACAAACAACCTACTTGATGATGCCTACCACACCGGCCGCCCGCACACAATGATATGGAAAACCCAGGAACCAAATATGTCCTACTGGGAAGTATCGCGGGTTCCTATCCTCAATCGCAGTGGCAATATCGAAGCCGTCCTGGGAACCTGGCATCGCATTACCGAACGGGTGAAACTTCAGCATGAAATCGAAACAGCCGAACAGCGCTTCAGGGGCTTCATCGACTCCGCCCATGACTGGATTTCGATCAAGGACCATCAGGGTCGTTACGTAATCGTCAACCCGGTGTGCGCCAAAGCGCTAAATCACTCGCCTGAAGAATTTGTCGGTAAGACCCCCGAAGACCTATTGACGCCGGAACTGGCTGACGATATCCGCCGTCGTGACGCCAGAGTACTTCGCACCAACAAACACCAGACCTATGATGAAGTTTTCCAGGTCGATGGCAAGGAACACTATTTCCAGACCCTGCGGTTTCCTCTTCAGGACTACAAAGGAACTAC
It encodes the following:
- a CDS encoding permease-like cell division protein FtsX produces the protein MSRINYILRELGRSLYRFPFTALGALLSLSLLYLLFDMYWIAAGTTERLYTQLLAELRMEAFVVENVLEPDIPQLQDGIANTDGVIGIEYVSKDRAREILQEMLGTDLLIGYDSANPLPRSFVLEFESNALNSADMALVCASLSARPEITDVSYSNQWLENTEQTRMIIRQVGLALGVLILLTAIISSVNNIRLMTRARAVGFQQMRLLGAGKMFLAFPFLIKGMLISGFSAVAGWLAISYGSRQISLTQIEIVYPTFEEIVIFCASAAVLGMISGYMGIRRLLK
- a CDS encoding ATP-binding cassette domain-containing protein, encoding MVDEIIVELQNVYHGSKRGEPVFQNLDLTLRAGQTAVVTGGAGSGKTCLAALLVGTEFADEGLVEVFGEVLRPRRNLAVNRIRRLIGGVGGIFELVPSMTVAENIVFPLVITGIGRKERQSKLLKMLTEFSLLKKAADYPNTLTRVERTLVQFARASIANQPLLIVDEPAAGLDQSTAERVFEFLSRASLAGRSLLILCSEAPVHDLPQSDLYHIGNGALT
- a CDS encoding PAS domain-containing protein; protein product: MRTVIIGGGRGARAIIRLATSDYLKELALDIVCVIDPDPSAPGMVYAREKEIKTSGRMDDGIAFPGLEMIIELTGQDQVVNDIHKKIPIGVTFMDHTSARLFWDVANAREETISRLEEITALEERIESERLFLQNLVDNIPDLLVVFNRDRKAIKVNASFCRFVGISPMDAVGLTCEELLVNTGLAEKCRETNNLLDDAYHTGRPHTMIWKTQEPNMSYWEVSRVPILNRSGNIEAVLGTWHRITERVKLQHEIETAEQRFRGFIDSAHDWISIKDHQGRYVIVNPVCAKALNHSPEEFVGKTPEDLLTPELADDIRRRDARVLRTNKHQTYDEVFQVDGKEHYFQTLRFPLQDYKGTTIGVCTISRDVSSEKDLQTQLAQSAKLAAVGQLAAGVAHEINNPLTGVLAFAEDLVDELDKSSPHQESLKVIVRETLRCRDIVRNLLDFARQETPKLELIELNRIVDQSLTLVERLPQFRDIAIDRQLDPSVPRVNCDLYQLQQVVLNLMLNAQDAMKGKGNIKLSTTYDRLRDKCLISVEDDGPGIPENLIDKLFEPFFSTKGTSGLGLAVSWGIVERHHGVIEVDMADSGGAIFRIVLPAASDLE